The Helianthus annuus cultivar XRQ/B chromosome 15, HanXRQr2.0-SUNRISE, whole genome shotgun sequence genomic sequence GGCGTTCATGGCTCCGGCTTTCTTGTGATGGTTATAACCGGGTCGTTTTTCACGCGAAACGTAAACCAGTTTCGGTAATTCCTTGCCTTCAACATCAAGTGCACCTCCACTTCCTAGATAAACCTGTGCAGAGTAGAACATAACATGCATGTTAAGTCGAGATTAAGCGGAACCCGTTTCACAACGGGCCGTTCTGACCCGAACACATCCATTTGGTCAAAACATGTTTTAACCCGGACCAAAATGACCACTTTTTAAAACTGGTCGTTCTGACCCGAACACGTCCTGGCCCGGACCCATTCTAACCCGTACCTATTTTGGTCAAAACTCGTTTTGACCCAGACCAAAATGACTACTTTTTAAAACGGTtgattctgacccgaacccgttctaCCTATCACCAGCCTGACCCGACCTACCCGTTTTGCCATATATAATTTGTACGTAAAAATATCCGTGTGAATCGTTGTTATATAGTATCTGATACTGGTATTTTGTGCATTATATATGTATTTGGCACTCAAGTAACAACGATTCATCGATTTTTTTTTCGAATCATTATAGTAAAAAGAAAATATACCTGAATCATTCCTGGGTGATCTCGACTGTCATTACCGGGCCATGGTGTCCCGTCTTGCATGACCCAACCTTCTTCAGGCTTCTTCATAGCTTTAGCCACCAATGCGTTAAGTCTCACCTTAAACTCCTCGTATTCTCTCTGTCGGGTAAAAAACGATTAAATTCTCGTACTCGACTATTTGCATATAAAAATACCATACGGTCAACAAGAATAAATAGTCGGGGTTGGCTAAACGTACCCTACCCCTTTAACCTTTATAAAAATAACAAATCAATAGATTGTGTTTTGTCTTTTAGTGTTAAAAAAAAGGAGAATACAGCTGAGGTACATTTAGCACAACCCTAAACAGTTTGTCAGTTTTACACTTACTTTCATGGCTCTACGATCCTTTACGAACGTAGGCTGCACTTTATCCTTCAAGTAATCAATCTTCTCCGAGAAATAAAACTCCGGTGCCCTCGGCTCGATGCTATACTTCTTAGCGAACGGAACCCATCGTCGAGCAAACTCAGCGGTTTCCGACAATGTATCAAACAGTAACATAGAAGCGCCATCATCCGACACATAACAACTCACTTTCTCAACCGGATAATCAACTGACAGGATCGACAGAACCGTGTTTGCAGTAATAATAGGTGGTTCCTTAAGCGGGTCGACCGAACTCACAAAGAAGTCAACTGGCAAAAGCCCGTTGGGTTCACCCTCGCGTTCGAACCGTAGGGACAGGCGGTCCAGGTAGGTTTCTCGGTTGATTGGGAACCATTTTGGGAACTGGTCAAGTATCCAGGACAATGCGAACCAGATTTCGCAGATAACGGATATGAGCCATAGCGGGTAAGCATCGGAAGCCGGGGTCAAGATCCGAAACCGGAAGAAGAATATGAGGATCACGAAACGTACAACGATGACGATTCGGTACGGGTTGATCAAGCTTGATGAGATTGGGAGCTTTCTCCATAAGGGTTGCCTAGCTTCAGCCATCCTGCATTGATGTTCAAGTAAATATCAATCATGTCGGGTTGACGGGTTGTGGGTTAGCAGACTGGTGGGTTGAATATTCAACCCAAACACGACCCGTGTTTTTTCATGTTGAAACATCAACGATTCAACCCTAACCTGCACACACTTAAAACCATGTAACCTGAACACGACCTGTTTAACATAACAGATTTACCTAAAGGGGTCAAACGGGTTGACGGGTAATAATCAAGTTGTAACCCTGTTAATGGGTTGGTGGGTTGTAAAAAATTGGTTAAACAGGTTAATGCGTTGACCTCTttaataaaacatgtttaactaaacgGGTCAAACTGGTCAACCTAAACACGACTTGTTTAATTAAACAAGTCAACCCAAACAGAACCCGTTTCTAAACGGGTAGATACGCCAACTCAAAACCGGATTATTTTCGTATAGTGTTCAATTTAAACGGTTAAAGAAACTGATTTTGACTGTTGAAAGTCAAACTGATAAAAAACCGCGGGAAATGCTTACAGAAAATCGTCTTCTTCGCCAGGATCGCTTGCACCACCGTCAGCTTTTGTCACGAGGCCTCTCTTTTCTTGTCGGGTTTTCCATTTTTCGACGCGATCTTTCCATTCGTCGTCTCTATCGCCTTCAAGATCCTTACCCGCAACTGCATACAGTGGGTAAATAATATATATGTTACCCAAACAATGATTCTAAATCGTCTTctataaataaaaatgttatcTTTACCACTTCCAGCGTAGGAGAAAGCAAATCCATTGGTATTGGACTGTTTTGGAGGTTGAGAGTCACCATTTTCCTGTGAAAATCAGTCACTAGAATTTAAATTTcagctttttttttcttttttcggTTTATTCGGTTAGATTTAATCGTTTAGAAAAAAAATCGGTCCTAAAAACCGAACCGAATTTAGAAAGTTCAAAACCGAAAAAATGGAATTGAATTTTGATTCGGTTCGGTTTTCAGTTTCCAAAAGGAAATTGTTTATTATAATTTGTTTTACCATTATACGTTTTAGATCGGGCTaaatgttaaaaattaaaaaaatcattaATAGATATTCGGTTTATTCAGTTCGAACCGAATTCAGAAAACCCAAAACCGAATTAAAACAAGTTGGCCGGTTCTGATGGTACAATATTTATACAGTTCGGTTCATGATTCGGCAAACGGTTCAAAACTTTGAACCGGCCACGTAACCGCCCcaacattttttttattgttttttctttttttcaaatACGGAGTTCTGTGTATATATTATATTCATGAACAAGAAACCGGCGAATCAGAAGGCGCTAAAGTTTCTTTCGATGGTGCGATCAAATCCTTCATGATCCCAGTAGCAAACTTCCTTCTCAACCTTTCCCACCCGCTTCGCCTAGCTGGCAAACACATCTCGTAGTCATTCCCCGACACCGAAAAAGGCGGGACCACACCGCTATTCGCAGCCTTATCAAAAACCGCGAAATCTATGTCGTAATCAACAACCTTCCTTTCACCTACTCCACATCTACCTACTTGATCTTCAGCGACTGCATTCCAGAACTCACTCGGCTCTTCACCTTCCTTAACGGTCAACACAGGCCCGTTCGCCTTCTCATATCTTATAACCTGTGACGCACCTAACCTCGCACTTTCACACATCAACGAATCACACTTCTTCCCAACCCAAACATAAACAGCTGACGGAACATTAACAATAAACGCCCCACGCGAATCAAGCGCCATAGCACCCGGCCTCGCCAACAATTTCGGCACCAAATGAAGCGGCGCATAAGACGAGTGCGGCGCAATCCTATACATCCTCAAAACCGAATTCGGGCTAACCGGCACACCATGAACCCGTTTTTGACACTGTAACAGCTGGCTCGCGAACCCCATGTTGGGGTTCGTCACGCCTCTAGCCGCTTTCACGCGCTGAAACGCGGTCTCAAAGCTTTCGCCTTCTCTCCACATAAGATAGGCTATGACCAAAGATGTTGACCGTGACACCCCTTGACAACAATGCACAAAAACGCGGCCGTTTTGCTCACGGACATCCTCAAAGTAGTCAAAAACATCGTACAAAATAGAAGTGATATCCTCAGACGGGTTGTCTTGAAGCCACAATGTTTTGTAGACTAAATCTTTTTTGAAATATTCCGGACACACAAAACCCACACAATTCAAGACATGTGTGATATGATTTTTCCGAAGTACATCACGGTTTTTTGCAACAGCATCACTCCCTAAAAACACGTGATCTATAATTCTAGAACATTCTTTATCAAAAAACGCAAGTTTATCTTTCTTAAACTCGAATTCTCTGGGGGGTTTTCCGGTGTTTAAATCCAACGGTGGTGTAGGTGGTCTAGCACTCGCTCTAGCACCGGGGGTGGTGCAGGTGGCGGTGATATTGGGCCACACACCGAGATCATCAGAGCCTGCAGTGGGCCACTCTTGGGCCTTGGGCCTGGTAACTGAAAGCGGCTGAAGTGGGGGCAAACTGGCCCTCGCTTTTCCGGCAGCCCATGAGACTGACCTGGAGTATATCTTCCGGGTGTCTCCGGCTGCCGGCGGCagctgtggtggtggtgttggtgttggtgttggtgaaGGTGAATGGGTGTCGTCTTCTTCTAACATGGTATGAATTTCCGAAACTAAAATAATAAGAAATTGATGGTTCTAGGAAAGAGGGTTATGAGATTGAAACATGGGGATTTTTGATTATgattttgattttcaattgtcACCTAAACTGGTTGACTGTGTGCGAAGGAGGACCGAGTAAACGATGACTGAACTATCGATGGTGGGGTATGGAAATAAAGAAAAAGTTGTTCAGAAAAAGGGGGCGGGGATGGTTGAACGAAGACTTGAATAATAAGGGGTACCTCTTATAGTGTttaaagaaagagaaagagagagcaTATGGTAAGTTTTGGATATTGAATGGGAGGAGGTGGTGGACATTTTTGACCGAGAGAGAGGTGGTCAAAGATGACGATATCGTAGAAGAATATGTGTTGCTATTTATAGGATTTGACGTACTGGAATTCACAATATAGTTATTGGTGCTAACGTATGAGTTTTGGTAAACCAAGCAAAGAGGAAAGTCGGACCGTATTGGTAATTTCATTATCATATTATCGGTATCACATTCTATTGTAAAATCGTTTGTTTTATATTCGGCTTAATATTTTTACTGGTTCGAGTTTTCAATACATTTTAATTTattcttttattatttatatagttTTATTTTCTAAAGAAATAGAAATATGTATGAGCAGGGGCGGATGTAGAAGGGTTTTACGGGTTCCTAGGAACCCAGTCGATTtggaaaaaaacgttttttttagtgtaaaccttgtatgatttgtaAAAAATACTGAAAAATTCGTGTAAatcttgtatgatttggaaaaaggaACCCGGTGAAAAAACTGGCTGGATCCACCACTGTGTATGAGTATGCATGTTTTGGCAACCGATTAGGGATTAAGATAGTGAATTTTAAAAACAAATCTCGTATCTGGTCTTATCTACCTCATTACCTATCCTGAATGTTTCGGGTTTGCTTGTTTGGGTTTGGATTATTTGCCATCCCTAGTTGTTTTGATTAATATATTGTGTCAACGTACTTTAGGTCATGCGTTAAATATATTTACCCAACTTTCTATAAAAGTTTATCAAAATTAAAAGCTAACACGTGATTATAAAAAATCACGTTTTCTTAATTTTCCAATATTAAAAGACGTTTATCAAAATTAAAAGCTAACAAGTGACTATAAAAAGCCACGTTTTCTTAATTTTCCAACGAAAGACGATTTTCAGTTTAAAATTACTCCAAAAATAACGGAGTCAGACAAATGTTGTCACGTGTCCACGATTccacgtttttttttttctaaataccTCCGTGAGAAGCACGTCTTAGTCAAATATTGTCACGTGTCCATGATTccacgtttttttttttcttttctaaacaCCTCCGTAAGAAGTACGTCTTTTGATGATTCTGTATGAAATTATGAGACCTAGGACACAATCAATCAAATAATACCACATATATATGGTTTCACGCATTTTTGGAAATTCACATCGAAAATAAcgtttttttttcacaaaaattttcaatgaaaattAATGATCAAAGATGGAACTAACTAAATAATGTCACGTGTCACAAATTTTACGTTGTTATACATTGAAAATGCTATCTAGCTCATTTAATTTATTTCTCTTAACATaacaattgttaaaaaaaatcataattgaAACTTTACTCGTTTCTTAAAACAGATTTCTCGAATATAGAAATGGAACCCTATCAGCTTTCTCCATGTTACTTTTAAACTAAGTACTATGGTAAGGTGAAAAAAGCGTTATGATATACAACCACGTAGGCAGGAGTACAAAATTAGTCTCATTTTTCACTAAGGTATATTATGGTGATGTGAAATCTAGTGAGATGCGTAATTAAAGTTTTAAAAAAGAAATAGTGGCGTAGAgctaaataattggttttgtatatTAACTAGTGGGATTTCCCGCAGCTTCGCGGCGGGAACTCAGACGATATCAGTTTAATTCGTTACGGTATCAACACCTTCTGTAGTATTCGAAAAGAAAAAAACCAAAGTCTTTGTATAGCATACGCGATATCAAAACGTGTTTTACATCAACCGAGAACCATAACTTACTTTAAAATAGACATATACTGGTACCAGTTATCATAATACCAATGGATGTTGTTAGGTTCGTCACAGTACTTTACTTGTGTAGCTTACGACATAAAAAATACTCTTTTTTAAATAGAACATCATTTCAGTATCGAAATACCAAGAGCAAAATAAAAAACAGTTATGTACATAGTTTTTTTTAGCGAAACACAAGTTATTTGTGTGTCCATAATTGTGAAACCATTTACAAGTTATCCTTTTTAGTTTGAGTCTATGCAATATGACTGTATCATTGTATAGCTTTAACGCACTTTGTGATGCACTGAATAATTACCTATACGGCTATAGCCAAGTTAAAGTTGTAATGCCTCCTGTATCTTTTTAAGCATCGTACCAATGCCAGGTTATTAATCTGTCTGCAATTTTGTAGTTAGGTGTATTCATAATGGGGAAAAAAATATAGTAAAACTGTGTATGTTAAtccaattttttatttatattttttaacatAAACTTTTGGTTATCTATAATACTATAACCCACTTTTAAACCACATGTTCAATACATAGATATTTGCATTTTCGTTTTCATTTTCATTTCAAACCTTAAATTGACACATTAACCCATCATCTTGTCCTTATCCCACCGGAGACAAAAAGATTAGAAGCTTATAGTTCTCAGGCGTGATCAACAATCATCGGACGGCTACCGGCGACGGCAATACTCTTACCGAGCTCCATTGACATCGGTTACACCCTCAACACTGCTCGCCTCGGGACTCCTCCACTCGGCTTCATCACGATCGGCGACAACATTGGTGACTAACAGGTACAGCCCACCTCCAGGGTGAGACATCGCCAAGCCCAGGTTCTCTCTTCACCAAAATCATCGCATTACCAAACATCTGTCATCCTCCGCCTCACTTCCATCTCGCTCCACATTCCTCCTCGTATCACATTATCAACTGTTTCCCGTTTCCGCTGCTCAAAAACTTGACCGTGCACTGCCAAATTCCTATTCGAGACTCCAACAGCTTTCCATCTCTACACTCTCTCTTATCCCTCTAATGTCCGAGTTTTTGCTGGTTGTTCGCGATGGCAGATTCGAAACGTTAATCGAATAAATCGAAAGGTATCAACGACGCCGTTCTATATTTGGTGGTATCCGAATCGGTGGAAGCACTTATAAAGCTACGGTGGGAGAAGCTTGCACCACGCCAATTTCTGGTGGAGGCCGAAGAgatgtaaacttataaaaaagaGGGCAATAATTTTGGAGCTTTTGTAGATTTGGACTGAGGGTGAGGGTGTAACTGTCATTTGACGGTTACTGTAGATAAGATGATACCCGGCGGTAAGCGAGGATGCCCCATTTGAGAGAGAGAAACAGGCGTGCAAAGTGCAAACGCACCCATTGTTTAGTTATAACATGACACGTGGACCAATCAACTAAGATACTGTAGTTAAGACCTTTCATAAAATAGTAATAtagtataatttatattttattccatcgtaaattgttttaaaaactaacttttttcaaataataaaaaatagccACTATGACGGTCCAACCTCCAAAATATTATCAAAACTGACCGAACCTGACCATGAACACCCCACGTATTAAGAAGTAAAATTGAATTACCGATGGATTATCCACACGATTATGATCTCGGATTTCTTGCTGACTCTTTATCTGGAACTCATCCTCAAAATCATCTCCATCGTCACTTTCTTCGCCATCTCCAACAACTCGCGGACACCCTACACACAAAACAACTCAACACATTATAACAAACCGAATCACACGACCAAACACACGAAAAAAACATCGAAAAAAACATTACCTTTATGTCGTTTATAACGAACATTGCATTGCGGACAACATTGGTTCCCTTCGCTTCGCTCGTAAAGGTAACAAGGCCGACACACGGGGAACTTGCATTCATGACAAGCAACAAAAAGATCACCATTCTCCTTTCGACCAATCTCGTCACCACAAACCTTGCATATGTTGGTTTCAAGGTGGCCATGGGAGCCTGTGAAGAGTGCAGCCATGGGAGAAACAAAGGGTGGAGCATGAGGTTATGGTGGTCGAGAATAGGGCCTTTTGAAGAGTGTGATTGGATGTATGGTGGCAGTTCACCAACTGATGGTTGGGTGTCAAAGGTTTGATTAGAAGAGAAGTTACATTTGTTTTTTTAGAGATATCTTACATTCTAAGTGTCTAAACTCTTGATTTGCTTTTGGTTGTTGGACATATTTTTTAAATAGATGTAACAATATAAAAATGATCTATGATGATCATTAAAGAATTTATATTTAGGACTCCTACACGGGTTAAACCCAAAAATCGTGTAATACATGAACCCAAACATGACACGTGTATTTATACAGGTTGATACAAACATAACCCATTtaactagattttttttttgtttttacatATTAATACTTCAAAATTGTAAActtacatatatttttttttctattgaAGTAGTTATGTTTAAAATCAAACCATGtcaatttattttttaaaaagttatattttgaCAAAAAAAATATCCAAATAGCTAGTTTAAGTTATTGTATTAAAACATATTACAAGCttagaaaataaataaatgagttaaacaTATTAACCCGCGAACCCGCCACAACTTAGGGGCGTTCTTCGAGTTTTTTATCGGGTATGAGGTTTTCCGAGTCAGGTTGTTCGGGATTTTTTACTGAGCAAAAGTCACGATAGGTGACCCGTTTAAAACTCGGGTTGGTTGGGTTCaggttcgggttcgggttcgaCCTAAAACTCACCTGAACACATTTAGACTAAGCTCGAACCAACAAATTTCGTATTAAGTTTATGTCGTGTCAAAAATTCAAATGCCTAGTCATGTTCATATTTAGCATAGTCGAAAAGTATGTCTAACCATCGCTAAAGGGAACAAGTGAACAACATTCGATAGCGATTCTATCATTTTTCTTTAAGTTCATTGAGACATTTCATCGAACGCTTAGCGAGCAACAAAACTTAAAACTATCAGTTAGCCGTGTATGACGCTAGAAAGCATTCATTGATGCGTCTCAAATCTCATTCTCAATCAATCTGTATTGAAAAGCAATTGACCAACTGCCGGATCCCACCAAAAATGGATAGAAATTGAAAATGCCATACCATCCGAAAATTATAGACAGTGATAGCAACCTTCCAGCCTTTCTGATGAGTATTGAAACCAAAACCCAATGCCCAAAATGTCAAATATTATTATAACATCTACAATGTTTCGTTTTTAAGGCTCCGTTTGCTGTATGTGTATACTAGGTTAGaatcccgtgtaatacacgagttgaataaatgtaattttatatactaaataataaagtaatatatctttaaaaacctcgtttattacacgtgttgaataaatgtaattttatataccaaataacaaacaatatatctttaaaaatcacgtttattacatgggttgaataaatgtaattttatatattaaataataaaaaagttatatctttaagaaccccgtgtattcTATGGGTTAagtaaatttaattaattttatatattaaatagtgaaaaagttacatttttaagaacttcatgtattgtaattgagtaaattgccattttagtccctgagttttgtccaaatttgccattttagtccaaatagtttttttttttgcttctgggtccctgacttttcccttttgttgccattttgatcacatacactaactccatccaaaaactccatctttaaccaggggtattttgaggattttcattttaaatgatttcaattgccattttgatccaattccaaaaaatcaaaaaaattccaaaaaatcaaaaaaattccaaaaaataacaaaaattctaaaaaatcataaaattctaaaaaattctaaaaaaatacaaaagttCCGTTTCGGCTCGAACCGTTttgaacccgaaccgtttcgagctgaaccgttttgacgctaaccgtttcgacccgtaccgtttcgacccgaaccgtttcgagctgagccgtttcgacgcgaactgtttcgacccgtaccgtttcgacccgaaccatttcgagctgaaccgtttcgacgcgaaccgtttcgacccgtaccgtttcgagctgaaccgtttcgacgcgaaccgtttcgagctgaaccgtttcgagccgaaccgtttcgagctgaactgtttcgaaccgaaccgtttctagctgaaccgtttcgacccgtaccgtttcgagctgaaccgtttcgaactgaaccgtttcgagccgaaccatttcgagctgaaccgtttcgaaccgaaccgtttctagctgaaccgtttcgaccagtaccgtttcgaggcacggttcgcgtcgaaacgattcagctcgaaacggttcgggttgaaacggtacgggtcgaaatggttcgcgtcgaaacggttcagctcgaaacggttcgcgtcgaaactgttcggctcgaaacggttcagctcgaaattttttggaattttttagattttttcgggtcgaaacggttcgcgttgaaacggtGTCAATttagaatttttagaatttttatgattttttagaattttttggattttttttgattttttggaatttttttgattttttggaattggatcaaaatggcaattgaaaacatttaaaatgaaaatccccaaaatacccctggttaaagatggagtttttggatggagttagtgtatgtgatcaaaatggcaacaaaagggaaaagtcagggacctagaggaaaaaaaaactatttggactaaaatggcaaatttagacaaaactcagggactaaaatggcaatttactcaaaatattattatatatactaTTATACTAGGTttgaaccccgtgtattacacgggctgcataaatataatttatgtaataaataataaaaatgatatattttaaaaaaaaaaactcgtgtatcgcacgtgttgaataaaatataatgtcatatgttaacacTTACAATcgtcaagatttatcttttaaaaatgaatTTGGTGTACTATTcacttattataacatttcagtttcaaatgGAAACCTTTGATTTCTAATTTACCATAATTTCAATAACCGAATTCCAAAGTACATTGTGGACTCGAGTTGCTCTCGGAGTATTCCGTTTAGTCTAGTGAGTGCCCCAAGAGTACTTGGGATTGATGTTGTCAGCCGTTTAAAAAAATACTCGGGATCTAActttataattatataaataacaaACGTTTATTCTTATctattgtttaaagttatttatagaaaaataaatattttttcttATCTAActttgtttaaaattatgattttgttcaatgtaagagataaataggaaaataagaTGACAAAGTACCAAAAAGTGACACGTATTAAGaaaaattttcatttattagtataggaagttttatttatttcattcgatcagtttcgattttttttttcatttattacTTTTTATATATTGAGTTAATTAATCATCTGTCTCCAAaaatatttcaaacttgtgatcaCTTATCGGTTCAATAGTATATTCAAATAGTAAAATTTTTATgtctaaaattattattattattattattattattatttaatataagagatatcaatctattatctatattaaaacaaaacattttagtGCCACTTGGCATTATCTTAATCCTATAAGTGCCACCTGTCATCTAAATATACCTCACAATTTTCAATTGAGCGGCAAGACGTCCATTCACTTGCTCTGCCTCTCTTTCATTGTTATTTATTTACTCTACCGCCACTGTATTTTGGTTGCAACGCTCATAAAGACTTTTCAAGTTTCCATAATTTTTTCAAATCATCTTCCAAAATATGTTTCGGTTCCCATCTTTAATTGTGTTTCATCGCACAAACCCTAAATCTATAAATCCATCTGAATTCTGCGGTTTCTTCTCATCGATTATTAGGGCAAACGATTTATCGATCGTATCTGTTTGTTCATATCTACTTGGCATTCAAACGATCTGTCAACCCTGATTTAAGGTACGATTATTTATCACTGATATGCCTATTTTATATGGTGCTTAATGTTGCAACAAATTTTAGGGTTTTATTTTGAATTAGATGATTTTTGTTATTCAATATCCGATTTTGTGTTGATTGTCTCCGAATAATCATAAGTAAGCATATGGATGTTTTCTAGATATTCAAATCTGTAAGAATTTTTGGTGGTTTACAATTTTATGGGTTATTCTGATCTTTAAGTCACATATGTTTGTATCGATTTTGAGAATCATGAAATTATGATGCTGTATAAAATTTTAGTActtatttgttaatattttatTCCGATGTTCTTAAATTGTAACAaaatttagtgttttttttttaatatgtgtTTTGATTAAATATCCGATCTTGTGTTGATTGTCTCCGAATATCATAAGTAAGCATATGGATCTTTTCTAAATATTCAAATATGTAAGAATTTTTAGTGGTTAAATTTTTAGGCCTTATTCTGATTTTAAAATCACATATGTTTCTGTCGTTTTTTAGAATCTTGGAATTATGATGCTGTATATAATTTTAGAACTTATTTGTTAATTTGTTATTCCGATGCAGACAATTTTTAGTTTTACTTAACGTTGAATTAGGATCTGCATATTATTGACTCTTTTAATTTTGAGGCCTGTAAATTTTTTTTAGTGTAGTTTTACTATATTTTTTGTAATCGTCAACCTACATATTCATTGATGTATATTATAAGGATTTTAGATTCTGACAATTCTTCAAGCATTTGTCGTTAGAAACTAACACATTTATACAAATAACTTATTTCTGAACATTGCTCATATTGCCTTATGATTGATGATTGATGATTGATTGAAACTGTTTTGTATATTTGAACTTACAAATGTATaaatgtaaacatgtttgtgAATTATAATCATTGCATATGAATTTATCTGATGaggtttgtttattatttgtcATTTTAGATCATTTGGTAGACCTGTCCTTTATTATTATGTTTCATATAGGtcatttttttccaaaaaaaaattaatctgACTTGCTTTGTTTATGTAACCTCTTATTTTAGGTATTTCGTATGGCTGAAAGTTCATCTAGGTAATTCATTTATATAATTTGTCTTTTGTTAACTCGATTTATTTCTCATGCTAACCTTAACATGTTACACTTGATTAACATCGCAATCTTTAAATCAGTTTCAGAGGACCCTGCTTTTGTAGGCACATGAATAAAGCAGACGAATTTATTATGGTAAATGAC encodes the following:
- the LOC110910338 gene encoding cellulose synthase A catalytic subunit 4 [UDP-forming] isoform X1 translates to MLEEDDTHSPSPTPTPTPPPQLPPAAGDTRKIYSRSVSWAAGKARASLPPLQPLSVTRPKAQEWPTAGSDDLGVWPNITATCTTPGARASARPPTPPLDLNTGKPPREFEFKKDKLAFFDKECSRIIDHVFLGSDAVAKNRDVLRKNHITHVLNCVGFVCPEYFKKDLVYKTLWLQDNPSEDITSILYDVFDYFEDVREQNGRVFVHCCQGVSRSTSLVIAYLMWREGESFETAFQRVKAARGVTNPNMGFASQLLQCQKRVHGVPVSPNSVLRMYRIAPHSSYAPLHLVPKLLARPGAMALDSRGAFIVNVPSAVYVWVGKKCDSLMCESARLGASQVIRYEKANGPVLTVKEGEEPSEFWNAVAEDQVGRCGVGERKVVDYDIDFAVFDKAANSGVVPPFSVSGNDYEMCLPARRSGWERLRRKFATGIMKDLIAPSKETLAPSDSPENGDSQPPKQSNTNGFAFSYAGSVAGKDLEGDRDDEWKDRVEKWKTRQEKRGLVTKADGGASDPGEEDDFLMAEARQPLWRKLPISSSLINPYRIVIVVRFVILIFFFRFRILTPASDAYPLWLISVICEIWFALSWILDQFPKWFPINRETYLDRLSLRFEREGEPNGLLPVDFFVSSVDPLKEPPIITANTVLSILSVDYPVEKVSCYVSDDGASMLLFDTLSETAEFARRWVPFAKKYSIEPRAPEFYFSEKIDYLKDKVQPTFVKDRRAMKREYEEFKVRLNALVAKAMKKPEEGWVMQDGTPWPGNDSRDHPGMIQVYLGSGGALDVEGKELPKLVYVSREKRPGYNHHKKAGAMNALIRVSAVLTNAPFMLNLDCDHYVNNSKAVREAMCFLMDPQLGKKLCYVQFPQRFDGIDRNDRYANRNVVFFDINMRGLDGIQGPVYVGTGCVFNRQALYGYDPPVSEKRPKMTCDCWPSWCCCCCCGGSRKKSKDKSKSKKKGLKALFGLGKFGSKKKYSKKSMTPVYDLEGIEEGLEGYDELEKSSLMSQKNFEKRFGQSPVFITTTLMENGGIPEGTNSNSLIKEAIHVISCGYEEKTEWGKEIGWIYGSITEDILTGFKMHCRGWKSVYCMPKRAAFKGSAPINLSDRLHQVLRWALGSVEIFMSRHCPLWYAWAGKLKTLQRLAYINTIVYPFTSIPLLAYCTLPAVCLLTGKFIIPTLNNLASMWFLALFISIIMTAVLELRWSHVSIQDLWRNEQFWVIGGVSAHLFAVFQGLLKVLGGVDTSFTVTSKAADDGEFGELYLFKWTTLLIPPTTLIIMNIVGVVAGVSGAINNGYGSWGPLFGKLFFAFWVIVHLYPFLKGLMGRQNRTPTIVVLWSILLASIFSLVWVRIDPFLPKQSGPILKQCGVEC